One stretch of Zingiber officinale cultivar Zhangliang chromosome 6B, Zo_v1.1, whole genome shotgun sequence DNA includes these proteins:
- the LOC121989817 gene encoding uncharacterized protein LOC121989817 yields MSSAVATTGGGRAGAAKPLAGKVKKESGGGEGKGVSALDTKKKIEASGKTTTVVRPKSATVVVKSEVKIATTASSASKTVTKTKTRAKTEKKVYSLTGQKYDPPEEREPLRIFYESLSKQIPSSEMAQFWMMEHGLLSPERAKKAYDRKLKRQSQQRLGTPIKPKHDRPESSKKPLPQSKNGDAKARRRVDSDDDDFPVKQKKAKI; encoded by the exons ATGTCTTCGGCGGTGGCAACGACCGGAGGGGGGAGGGCCGGTGCGGCCAAGCCTTTGGCCGGGAAGGTCAAGAAAGAGAGCGGCGGAGGTGAGGGGAAAGGCGTCTCGGCGTTGGATACGAAGAAGAAGATCGAAGCTTCGGGGAAAACGACTACGGTCGTCAGGCCGAAATCTGCAACGGTGGTGGTGAAGTCCGAG GTCAAAATAGCAACAACCGCATCCAGTGCCTCCAAAACTGTGACGAAAACCAAAACCAGAGCCAAAACCGAGAAGAAAGTGTATTCTTTGACTGGCCAGAAGTATGATCCTCCTGAAGAG AGAGAACCCTTGAGGATATTCTACGAATCACTGTCGAAACAAATTCCATCAAGTGAAATGGCACAATTCTG GATGATGGAACATGGCTTGTTGTCTCCTGAAAGAGCGAAAAAGGCATACGATAGGAAGTTGAAGAGGCAGTCACAGCAGAGATTGGGTACACCTATTAAACCCAAGCATGACAGACCAGAGAGCTCCAAGAAACCTCTACCTCAATCCAAGAATGGAGATGctaaagcaagaagaagagttGATAGTGATGACGATGATTTCCCTGTCAAACAAAAGAAGGCTAAGATCTAA
- the LOC121989815 gene encoding sugar transport protein 14-like: MGGGMVGGGGVGKRAELYEGRITSYFLLACVIGSLGGSLFGYDLGVSSGVTSMDDFLVVFFPAVYRRKQEHLHETDYCKYDDQVLTLFTSALYIAALFSTFAASFLTRRRGRTASILFGSVSFFLGGSINAAAVNIPMLIAGRILLGVGIGFGNQAVPLYLSEIAPPKIRGAVNQLFQLTTCLGVLVADFINYFTEKIHPWGWRLSLGLATLPATLMFLGGLFLPETPNSLVEQGRLEEARRVLEKVRGTSKVDAEFEDLREASEAARAVKHPFRNLLEPRNRPQLVIGALCIPAFQQLSGQNSILFYAPVMFQSLGMGSSASLYSNILSGSMLVLGALVSMLLVDRLGRRFLFIEAGIQMISCMVVVATILVLKLGDGAMLPRDLAIVLVIAICAFVVAYGWSWGPLGWLVPSEIFPLETRSAGQSIVVCVNMFFTAAIAQCFLAMLCHLRWGVFVLFAALIIIMSLFIILLLPETKQVPIEEMAELWERHWYWKRIVLKDPKRKENQSLSLEQGRPQEDL, encoded by the exons ATGGGTGGAGGGATGGTGGGAGGGGGAGGAGTAGGGAAGAGAGCTGAGTTATATGAGGGAAGGATCACAAGCTATTTCTTATTGGCTTGTGTGATTGGCTCTCTTGGAGGATCTCTATTTGGATATGATCTTGGCGTCTCaa GTGGAGTGACGTCGATGGACGATTTCTTGGTGGTGTTCTTCCCGGCGGTGTACCGCCGGAAGCAGGAGCACCTCCACGAGACGGACTACTGCAAGTACGACGACCAGGTGCTCACCCTCTTCACCTCGGCCTTGTACATCGCCGCCCTTTTCTCCACCTTCGCAGCTTCCTTCCTCACCCGCCGCCGCGGCCGCACCGCCTCCATCCTCTTCGGATCCGTCAGCTTCTTCCTCGGCGGCTCCATCAACGCCGCCGCAGTCAACATCCCCATGCTCATCGCCGGCCGCATCCTTCTCGGGGTCGGCATCGGCTTCGGCAATCAGGCCGTCCCCCTTTACCTCTCCGAGATCGCGCCCCCCAAGATCCGCGGCGCCGTCAACCAGCTCTTCCAGCTCACCACCTGCCTCGGCGTCCTCGTCGCCGATTTCATCAACTACTTTACCGAAAAGATCCACCCTTGGGGGTGGCGCCTCTCCCTCGGCCTCGCCACGCTCCCCGCGACGCTAATGTTCCTCGGCGGCCTCTTCCTCCCGGAAACCCCCAACAGCCTCGTCGAGCAGGGCAGACTGGAGGAGGCGAGGCGGGTTCTGGAGAAGGTGAGGGGGACCTCCAAGGTGGACGCGGAGTTCGAGGATCTGAGGGAGGCGAGCGAGGCGGCGCGGGCGGTGAAGCACCCGTTCCGCAACCTCCTCGAGCCGCGGAACCGACCGCAGCTGGTGATCGGCGCGCTCTGCATCCCGGCGTTCCAGCAGCTCTCCGGTCAGAACTCGATCTTGTTCTACGCGCCGGTGATGTTCCAGAGCTTGGGCATGGGCTCCAGCGCTTCCCTCTACTCCAACATCCTCAGCGGGTCGATGCTCGTGCTGGGGGCCCTGGTGTCGATGCTCCTGGTGGATCGCCTGGGGAGGAGATTCCTGTTCATCGAAGCCGGAATACAGATGATTTCCTGCATGGTGGTGGTCGCCACCATCCTTGTTCTGAAGCTCGGCGACGGCGCGATGCTCCCCAGAGACCTGGCGATCGTCCTAGTCATCGCCATCTGCGCCTTCGTGGTGGCCTACGGTTGGTCGTGGGGGCCCCTCGGGTGGCTGGTCCCCAGTGAAATATTTCCCTTGGAGACGAGGTCGGCAGGCCAAAGCATCGTGGTGTGCGTCAACATGTTCTTCACTGCCGCCATCGCCCAGTGCTTCCTCGCCATGCTCTGCCACCTCCGATGGGGCGTCTTCGTCCTCTTTGCTGCTCTCATCATCATCATGTCCCTCTTCATCATCTTGCTTCTCCCCGAGACGAAGCAGGTGCCGATCGAGGAGATGGCCGAGCTTTGGGAGAGGCATTGGTACTGGAAGCGCATTGTTCTTAAGGACCCAAAGAGGAAGGAGAACCAGAGCCTGAGCCTGGAGCAGGGAAGGCCACAAGaagatttataa
- the LOC121989816 gene encoding glycosyltransferase-like At2g41451, whose amino-acid sequence MAGLDAVHRNQAFSSRLLLFLTTLSMTLAALAFVLQWRGGVDDPASRWLAADAHGFPGMDNSPLSSLDSSTPSVVSRSSSDCASILGSSSSPSFPYFRGWKFDFDKDLKPKICITASTSAGLEQIVPWLFYHKVIGVSHFFLFVEGKAAKPHVSVVLESISGVKVIYRTKELEEKQAKSRIWHETWLANFFYKPCNYELFVKQSLNMEMAIPMARDAGMDWIIHLDTDELMHPAGAKEYSLTQLLSDVPANVDMVIFPNYESSVERNDIKDPFSEVSMFKKNYDHLPKETYFGMYKEATRGNPNYFLTYGNGKSAARIQDNLRPNGAHRWHNYMKPPTEIKLDEAAVLHYTYSKFSDLTSRHDRCGCKPTKEDVKRCFMLDFDRAAFIIASTATEEEMLRWYDEHVVWTDKQLNLKLLRKGILTRIYAPMAIIQSLRENGVLSSAIASSKLKLNSTAGIPQGKSDALPDSIDSPSKFQATARKMMEISGGGMESAIPPQSPPCLDDFIAKT is encoded by the exons ATGGCAGGCCTCGACGCGGTCCATCGGAACCAGGCCTTCTCCTCCCGCCTCCTCCTTTTCCTCACGACGCTCTCCATGACGCTCGCGGCCTTGGCTTTCGTCCTCCAGTGGCGCGGCGGCGTCGACGACCCCGCGTCGCGATGGCTCGCAGCCGACGCCCACGGGTTCCCGGGGATGGACAACAGCCCTCTAAGCTCGTTGGACTCGTCTACGCCTTCCGTAGTCTCGCGCTCCTCCTCGGACTGCGCGAGCATCCTCGGCTCGAGCTCGTCACCCTCCTTCCCTTACTTCCGCGGTTGGAAGTTCGATTTCGACAAGGATCTGAAGCCAAAG ATATGCATAACAGCGAGCACCTCAGCCGGTTTAGAACAGATTGTACCTTGGTTATTTTATCACAAGGTCATCGGCGTGTCACATTTTTTTCTGTTTGTTGAAGGGAAGGCTGCAAAACCTCATGTTTCGGTTGTTCTCGAATCTATATCT GGTGTAAAAGTCATATACAGAACTAAAGAACTTGAGGAGAAACAGGCAAAAAG CCGAATCTGGCATGAAACTTGGTTGGCAAACTTCTTTTACAAGCCTTGTAATTATGAACTTTTCGTCAAGCAATCACTCAACATGGAAATGGCAATACCAATGGCACGG GATGCTGGTATGGATTGGATTATTCATCTCGACACAGATGAGTTAATGCATCCAGCAGGTGCAAAGGAATACTCTCTAACTCAATTGCTTTCTGATGTTCCTGCCAATGTTGACATGGTTATCTTTCCAAATTAT GAAAGCAGTGTTGAGAGGAATGACATCAAAGATCCTTTCAGTGAG GTATCTATGTTCAAAAAGAATTATGATCATCTACCAAAAGAGACTTACTTCGGTATGTATAAAGAGGCCACACGTGGTAATCCCAATTACTTCCTTACATATGGAAATGGGAAATCAGCTGCACGGATTCAAGACAATCTTCGGCCAAATGGTGCACATAGATGGCATAATTACATGAAGCCCCCAAC TGAGATCAAGTTAGACGAGGCTGCTGTACTGCATTACACATATTCCAAGTTCTCTGATTTGACATCCCGACATGATAGGTGTGGTTGTAAGCCAACCAAGGAGGATGtcaagagatgcttcatgttagaTTTTGATAGAGCG GCTTTCATCATTGCATCAACTGCAACCGAAGAAGAAATGTTGCGTTG GTACGATGAACACGTTGTATGGACTGACAAGCAGCTAAATCTGAAACTCCTCAGGAAGGGCATCTTGACACGCATATATGCACCAATG GCCATCATCCAATCTCTGAGGGAGAATGGTGTTTTGAGTTCTGCAAttgcatcttctaaactaaaaCTCAACTCAACTGCCGGAATTCCTCAAGGCAAATCCGATGCTCTTCCAGATTCAATTGACAGTCCATCTAAATTTCAAGCAACTGCAAGGAAGATGATGGAGATCTCTGGTGGCGGCATGGAGAGTGCAATCCCACCACAGTCGCCCCCGTGCCTGGATGATTTTATCGCAAAAACATGA
- the LOC121989814 gene encoding 60S ribosomal protein L37a-1: protein MTKRTKKAGIVGKYGTRYGASLRKQIKKMEVSQHAKYFCEFCGKFAVKRKAVGIWGCKDCGKVKAGGAYTLNTASAVTVRSTIRRLREQTES from the exons ATG ACGAAGCGCACCAAGAAGGCTGGAATTGTTGGGAAATATG GTACCAGATACGGTGCAAGTTTGCGGAAGCAAATCAAGAAGATGGAGGTTTCGCAGCATGCAAAGTACTTTTGTGAATTCTGTGGAAAG TTTGCAGTGAAAAGAAAAGCAGTTGGGATTTGGGGTTGCAAGGATTGCGGCAAGGTCAAGGCCGGTGGTGCTTATACATTGAA CACTGCTAGTGCGGTGACAGTAAGGAGCACTATTCGACGCTTGAGAGAGCAAACTGAAAGCTAA